One genomic window of Candidatus Palauibacter australiensis includes the following:
- a CDS encoding S9 family peptidase has product MRVRFSSLFSSVAAVAAFSAHGAVAPTPLVAQEGRPLELADYYRLKDAGSPALSPDGSRVAYVVTSVLEEENRRHSEIRLVDADGSGEATRVTSPSFSASSPRWSPDGRYLVFTSNRPDPGGSGAGSTWFLRMDRPAGEAFRLEGLRGSPVFSPDGRWIAFTRPTPPPPPPEPVWESDFERRTVERFDGREYDWMNYRFDRRGYLPDPRDPNATPPREVYLLPAEGGEARQLTELGFDASGLAWSPDGRRLAFTADAHQRDEHSYERSDLWVVDLEGDVTRLTDDGYNYSSPAWSADGARLVVRGNEGLDIIIREARDRGAPNDLFVFDAADGTRLRNLTADWDLIPGGPTVSAAGGHVYFSAGIRGNTHLFRVAEGGGAVEQVTTGDRRLGSFSFSEDFSRIAFRATAPTEPGDVWVADVGAATAEEVRLSEVNRDLLAEIELSSPERLSFRSPDGTEVEGWMLPARGYAAGQGGFPMVLQMHGGPHGAYGNTFSFDQQLLAGQGYMVLFTNPRASTGYGEDFRWGTWGGWGFNDYDDVMAGVDHAIERYEIDTARMGATGYSYGGYLTNWVITQTDRFAAAIAGASISNWVSDYAVADIPRTKESEFYGPPWEERGLEHLLRSSPIIHAKGVTTPTLFVHGESDHRVPIEEAEQMYVALRKQQVPAKFVRYPDSYHGGWTPWRMVHRMWVQLEWWEQWLRPSATSDQ; this is encoded by the coding sequence ATGCGCGTTCGCTTCTCGTCACTGTTCTCGTCGGTCGCGGCGGTCGCGGCCTTTAGCGCCCACGGCGCCGTCGCGCCGACCCCGCTCGTCGCGCAGGAGGGGCGGCCGCTCGAACTCGCGGACTACTACCGGCTGAAGGACGCGGGGAGCCCGGCCCTCTCGCCCGATGGGTCGCGCGTCGCCTACGTCGTCACGTCGGTCCTCGAGGAGGAGAACCGCCGCCACAGCGAGATCCGGCTCGTGGACGCCGACGGTTCCGGGGAGGCGACGCGGGTGACGAGCCCGAGCTTCAGCGCCTCCTCGCCCCGCTGGAGCCCGGACGGCCGCTACCTCGTCTTCACGTCGAACCGGCCGGATCCGGGCGGGTCGGGCGCCGGGAGCACGTGGTTCCTCCGCATGGACCGGCCGGCCGGCGAAGCGTTCCGGCTCGAGGGGCTGCGAGGCTCGCCGGTCTTCAGCCCGGACGGCCGCTGGATCGCGTTCACCCGGCCGACGCCGCCCCCGCCCCCGCCCGAGCCCGTCTGGGAGTCCGACTTCGAGCGCCGCACCGTGGAGCGCTTCGACGGACGCGAGTACGACTGGATGAACTACCGCTTCGACCGGCGGGGTTATCTCCCCGACCCGCGCGATCCGAACGCGACGCCTCCCCGCGAGGTGTACCTGCTGCCGGCCGAGGGGGGAGAAGCGCGGCAGCTCACGGAACTCGGCTTCGACGCCTCGGGGCTTGCCTGGAGCCCCGATGGCCGGCGGCTCGCGTTCACGGCGGACGCGCACCAGCGCGATGAGCACTCGTACGAGCGGTCGGATCTCTGGGTCGTCGACCTCGAAGGCGATGTGACACGGCTCACGGACGACGGGTACAACTACTCCTCCCCAGCCTGGTCCGCCGACGGTGCGCGCCTCGTCGTCCGGGGCAACGAGGGCCTGGACATCATCATCCGCGAAGCCCGCGACCGCGGGGCGCCCAACGACCTCTTCGTGTTCGACGCGGCGGACGGGACGCGGCTCCGCAACCTCACGGCGGATTGGGACCTGATCCCCGGCGGTCCCACCGTGAGCGCCGCTGGCGGGCACGTCTACTTCTCCGCGGGCATTCGCGGCAACACGCATCTCTTCCGGGTCGCCGAGGGAGGGGGGGCGGTCGAGCAGGTGACGACCGGGGACCGCCGGCTCGGGAGCTTCTCCTTCTCGGAGGATTTCTCGCGCATCGCGTTCCGGGCCACGGCGCCGACGGAACCGGGCGACGTCTGGGTCGCGGACGTGGGTGCCGCGACGGCCGAGGAGGTGCGGTTGAGCGAGGTGAATCGCGACCTGCTCGCCGAGATCGAACTGTCCAGCCCGGAGCGTCTCTCGTTCCGAAGTCCCGACGGGACGGAGGTCGAAGGTTGGATGCTGCCGGCGCGCGGCTACGCGGCGGGGCAGGGCGGGTTCCCCATGGTCCTGCAGATGCACGGCGGACCGCACGGCGCCTACGGAAACACCTTCTCGTTCGACCAGCAGCTCCTCGCGGGGCAGGGCTACATGGTGCTGTTCACGAATCCGCGGGCCTCGACGGGATACGGCGAAGACTTCCGCTGGGGGACGTGGGGCGGCTGGGGCTTCAACGACTACGACGACGTGATGGCGGGCGTCGACCATGCGATCGAACGCTATGAGATCGACACCGCGCGCATGGGCGCGACCGGCTATTCCTACGGGGGATACCTCACGAACTGGGTCATCACGCAGACGGACCGCTTCGCCGCCGCCATCGCCGGAGCCTCGATCTCCAACTGGGTCAGCGACTACGCCGTGGCGGACATCCCGCGCACCAAGGAGAGCGAGTTCTACGGCCCGCCGTGGGAGGAACGCGGGCTTGAGCACCTACTGCGTTCTTCTCCCATCATCCACGCGAAGGGCGTGACGACACCGACCCTCTTCGTCCACGGAGAATCGGACCACCGGGTTCCGATCGAAGAGGCGGAGCAGATGTACGTGGCGCTCCGAAAGCAGCAGGTGCCCGCGAAGTTCGTGCGCTATCCCGACTCCTACCACGGGGGATGGACCCCGTGGCGCATGGTGCACCGGATGTGGGTCCAACTCGAATGGTGGGAACAGTGGCTCCGTCCGTCCGCGACCTCCGACCAATGA
- a CDS encoding PQQ-binding-like beta-propeller repeat protein: MRIVATAFAAVLAGSALTGAAEPAAAQERARGLLDPPPMDDSPGMRVYVASCAECHSGERTVRAPGLTTLGAMTPRAVLSSLEGGRMRRHGEDLTPDERRAVAEWLTGGTLVETRLPSTSFCSSPPREGGVVHWSGWGGGGGETGFADAARAGLTAADLPNLELAWAFGFPDVSQVRSKPAVIDDRIIVGSAYGEVYSIDLESGCVHWVFAGDAAVRGAIVVGDGPDGGQSAVFADFRTNVYAIDATTGALHWRAIAGTHADHVVTGSVAVHEGRVFVPLSSMEIISAGDPVYECCTSSGGVAAFSVETGEPLWEFRTVAEEPRHVGENEVGTRLFAPSGAPVWSSPTVDAARGLLYIGTGENYTRPTTGGSDAITALDLETGEARWTFQGREDDAWNMSCISPRFQNCPAPTGPDHDFGMAPIVVTAEDGSQLLIAGQKSGMVWALDPDAEGELVWARRVGMGSSLGGIHWGLTSDGRRAYVPNVDNPFAIISDPRSGASTQMNAEDPPTPGVYALELAGGEVLWHTPPDPSVCAGRAGCMPFFSAAPTAIEGAVLAGSLDGHMRAFSTEDGSLLWDVDTAREFETVNGVPGRGGAIDGPGPVVARGYVLVNSGYDLFSQMPGNLLLAYRLPR; the protein is encoded by the coding sequence ATGCGCATCGTCGCCACCGCTTTCGCCGCCGTACTCGCCGGCAGTGCTCTCACCGGCGCGGCCGAACCGGCCGCCGCCCAGGAGCGGGCACGGGGGCTCCTCGATCCGCCCCCGATGGATGACAGTCCCGGCATGCGCGTGTACGTCGCCTCGTGCGCGGAGTGTCATTCCGGGGAGCGCACGGTGCGCGCCCCCGGCCTCACCACGCTCGGCGCGATGACGCCCCGGGCGGTCCTCAGCTCGCTGGAGGGCGGCCGCATGCGCCGGCACGGCGAGGATCTCACGCCGGACGAGCGCCGCGCCGTGGCGGAGTGGCTCACCGGCGGGACCCTCGTCGAGACGCGCCTCCCGTCCACTTCATTCTGCTCGAGCCCGCCGCGGGAGGGGGGCGTCGTGCACTGGTCCGGCTGGGGCGGCGGTGGGGGCGAGACGGGCTTCGCGGATGCGGCCCGAGCGGGACTCACCGCCGCCGACCTGCCGAATCTGGAACTCGCCTGGGCCTTCGGCTTCCCCGATGTGAGCCAGGTGCGCTCGAAGCCGGCGGTGATCGACGACCGGATCATCGTGGGCTCGGCGTACGGCGAGGTGTATTCCATCGACCTGGAGAGCGGCTGCGTACACTGGGTGTTCGCGGGCGACGCCGCCGTGCGCGGCGCGATCGTGGTTGGCGACGGGCCCGATGGCGGGCAGTCCGCCGTCTTCGCGGACTTCCGGACGAATGTGTACGCGATCGACGCGACGACCGGGGCCCTCCACTGGCGCGCCATCGCCGGGACCCACGCCGATCACGTCGTCACGGGAAGCGTGGCCGTTCACGAAGGCCGTGTCTTCGTACCGCTCTCGTCGATGGAGATCATCAGCGCCGGCGATCCGGTATACGAGTGCTGCACGTCCAGCGGAGGCGTCGCCGCCTTCTCGGTGGAGACGGGCGAACCGCTGTGGGAGTTCCGGACCGTAGCCGAGGAACCGCGGCACGTGGGTGAGAACGAGGTCGGAACCCGGCTCTTTGCGCCCTCCGGCGCGCCGGTGTGGTCCAGCCCGACGGTCGACGCCGCGCGCGGCCTCCTCTACATCGGGACCGGTGAGAACTACACGCGCCCGACGACGGGCGGGAGCGACGCGATCACCGCGCTCGACCTGGAGACGGGCGAGGCCCGCTGGACCTTCCAGGGGCGGGAAGACGACGCCTGGAACATGTCCTGCATCTCACCCCGCTTCCAGAACTGCCCCGCGCCGACCGGACCGGATCACGACTTCGGCATGGCTCCGATCGTCGTCACCGCCGAGGACGGATCCCAGCTCCTGATCGCCGGGCAGAAATCCGGCATGGTGTGGGCGCTGGACCCCGACGCCGAAGGCGAACTCGTGTGGGCGCGCCGGGTCGGGATGGGAAGCTCTCTCGGCGGCATCCACTGGGGTCTCACGTCCGACGGCCGCCGGGCCTACGTGCCGAACGTCGACAACCCGTTCGCCATCATCTCGGACCCGCGGTCGGGGGCCTCCACGCAGATGAACGCCGAGGATCCGCCCACTCCCGGCGTCTACGCTCTGGAGCTCGCGGGCGGCGAAGTCCTCTGGCACACGCCCCCCGATCCGTCCGTGTGTGCGGGCCGGGCCGGCTGCATGCCCTTTTTCTCGGCCGCCCCCACCGCGATCGAAGGGGCGGTGCTGGCCGGGAGCCTGGACGGCCACATGCGCGCCTTTTCGACGGAGGACGGCTCGCTGCTCTGGGATGTCGACACCGCGCGCGAGTTCGAGACCGTCAACGGCGTGCCGGGCCGTGGCGGTGCGATCGACGGGCCCGGACCCGTCGTGGCCCGCGGCTACGTCCTCGTCAACTCGGGATACGACCTGTTCAGCCAGATGCCCGGCAATCTTCTTCTCGCCTATCGGCTACCTCGTTAG